In Rana temporaria chromosome 3, aRanTem1.1, whole genome shotgun sequence, a single window of DNA contains:
- the LOC120932489 gene encoding protocadherin gamma-B6-like translates to MLNTERNRSTRMMFIWQVFYFTSFFFEHISGQLQYSIPEELKKGSVVGNVAKDLGLSAKDLTMRKFQIVSQAKKQYFGVNLENGDLIVAERIDREVLCGTKQTCFINLEAVIENPLQFYTITVEIQDVNDNSPTFSKKYFDIGISESASPGTQFSLGIAQDPDLGFNAVTSYALNGIEYFSLGERTTKDGITYPEIILEKSLDREKQSFYELILTAFDGGKPQKSGTAIVKIVVQDVNDNFPVFTQDTYNIRLPENVPVGFTVTHLNATDEDEGTNALISYSFSNIPETARQIFSIGAQNGDVKIIGNLDYESSDTYEMTVEAKDGGGHVTNCKLSIQVIDVNDNVPEITITSLSETIPENSPPGTVIALINVRDLDSGTNGEVACQISNTLPFQLIPSSSSYYKLVTASNMDQERNSLYNITIQCIDSGSPPMSSNKQMKLIISDVNDNPPLFEKMNYLIYIAENNQPGTSVHKVHALDIDRDENGKITYSIINSDIESIPVSSYVSINSMTGILYAQRSFDYEQLREFQFQVMAKDSGSPPLSSNATIRICIIDKNDNAPKILYPSPETEGSSLFEFIPHSAEKGYLVTKVIAVDSDSGHNAWLSYNLLHVSEPSLFVISQNGEIRIGRELPDVDSLRQKIVILVKDNGVPALSSTATLNLVVAESFQQVVPEIKKQPNLTDISSNATFYLVIAIAMISVLFIVTVMVTIILKCRKTSYPGTNLGTYNRNVYPQFTVGCPSEISDTSLPFPFSYDVCVTLDSKQNEIAYLRPVQNVPTDNLIDTDDSTAVNSLTQENLPQHNCIQVCETKCYMCNKLFSFTDQKR, encoded by the coding sequence atgctgaatacagaaagaaacaGAAGCACCAGGATGATGTTTATATGGcaagtattttattttacttcatttttcttTGAACACATCTCTGGTCAGTTGCAATATTCTATACCTGAAGAATTAAAAAAGGGATCTGTGGTTGGGAATGTGGCTAAGGACCTTGGGTTGAGTGCTAAAGATCTAACAATGAGAAAATTTCAAATTGTTTCTCAAGCCAAAAAGCAGTATTTTGGAGTTAATCTTGAAAATGGAGACTTGATTGTTGCAGAAAGAATTGACAGAGAGGTGTTATGTGGAACAAAACAAACATGCTTTATAAATTTGGAGGCTGTTATAGAAAATCCCTTGCAGTTTTACACAATTACTGTGGAAATCCAGGATGTGAATGACAACTCTCCTACTTTTTCCAAGAAATACTTTGACATAGGCATCAGTGAATCAGCAAGTCCTGGAACACAGTTTTCTTTAGGTATTGCACAAGATCCTGACTTAGGTTTCAATGCTGTAACTAGCTATGCACTGAATGGTATTGAATACTTTAGCCTTGGAGAAAGAACTACCAAGGATGGCATTACATATCCAGAAATCATACTAGAAAAGTCTCTGGACAGAGAAAAGCAAAGTTTCTATGAGCTGATTTTAACTGcttttgatggcggaaagcctcaGAAATCTGGGACCGCTATAGTGAAGATTGTTGTTCAAGATGTCAATGATAACTTCCCTGTGTTTACTCAAGATACCTATAACATAAGGCTACCTGAGAATGTGCCTGTTGGCTTTACAGTAACTCATCTGAATGCAACTGATGAAGATGAAGGAACTAATGCCTTAATTTCATATTCATTTAGCAACATTCCTGAAACTGCTCGTCAAATATTCAGTATTGGTGCTCAAAATGGGGATGTTAAAATCATAGGAAATTTGGATTATGAAAGTTCAGACACTTATGAAATGACTGTAGAAGCGAAAGATGGTGGAGGTCATGTGACAAATTGCAAGTTATCTATACAGGTGATTGATGTGAATGATAATGTCCCAGAAATAACAATCACATCTCTCTCAGAAACAATTCCAGAAAATTCCCCACCTGGTACAGTGATAGCATTGATTAATGTTCGTGATTTGGATTCAGGAACGAATGGTGAAGTTGCATGCCAGATATCTAATACACTTCCTTTTCAACTAATACCATCATCAAGTAGCTACTATAAACTTGTTACTGCATCAAACATGGATCAAGAAAGAAATTCTTTGTACAACATTACAATTCAATGTATTGACAGTGGATCTCCTCCAATGTCGAGCAATAAGCAAATGAAGTTAATTATCTCTGATGTGAATGACAATCCCCCTCTTTTTGAAAAAATGAATTATCTCATCTATATTGCAGAAAATAATCAGCCAGGGACCTCAGTACACAAAGTCCATGCTTTAGACATTGATCGTGATGAGAATGGAAAAATCACTTACAGCATTATAAATAGTGACATAGAATCTATTCCAGTGTCATCTTATGTTTCCATAAACTCAATGACAGGGATTCTTTATGCTCAAAGATCATTTGACTATGAACAGTTACGAGAATTTCAGTTCCAGGTGATGGCTAAGGACAGTGGATCCCCTCCTCTAAGCAGTAATGCCACCATAAGAATATGTATCATAGATAAGAATGATAATGCCCCTAAGATTCTGTATCCATCACCAGAAACAGAAGGATCATCTTTATTTGAATTTATCCCCCACTCTGCTGAGAAAGGTTATCTAGTGACAAAAGTAATTGCAGTGGATTCTGACTCTGGACACAATGCCTGGCTTTCTTATAATTTACTGCATGTTTCAGAACCTTCATTATTTGTTATAAGCCAAAACGGTGAAATCAGGATAGGTCGAGAACTTCCAGATGTGGACTCCTTAAGGCAAAAGATTGTAATTCTTGTAAAGGACAATGGAGTCCCAGCCTTGTCATCTACAGCTACTTTAAATCTGGTTGTGGCAGAGAGCTTTCAACAAGTTGTGCCAGAGATAAAAAAACAACCCAACTTGACAGACATTTCATCAAATGCAACATTCTACCTGGTGATAGCTATAGCTATGATTTCTGTTCTATTTATTGTGACAGTAATGGTTACAATTATTCTTAAATGCAGAAAAACAAGCTATCCAGGAACAAACCTAGGAACATATAACAGAAATGTGTATCCTCAGTTCACTGTGGGTTGTCCTTCTGAGATCAGCGATACAAGTCTACCTTTTCCATTCTCCTATGATGTGTGTGTAACTCTTGACTCAAAGCAAAATGAAATTGCTTATCTCAGACCAGTCCAGAATGTCCCCACAGACAATCTCATTGACACTGATGATTCAACAGCTGTGAATAGTTTAACTCAAGAGAATTTGCCTCaacacaattgtattcaggtatgtGAAACTAAATGTTATATGTGTAATAAGTTATTTTCATTCACAGACCAAAAAAGGTAA